From the Alphaproteobacteria bacterium genome, the window GCGGTCCCAGCTTGCCTCGCTCGTCTCAACCGGCCCGCCGACCTCGACGATGCCGACATTGTTGTGAAGGACGTCGATTCTGCCGAACACCTTCACGCACGCATCCACCATGGCAGCCACGTGCGCAGCCTTGGAGACGTCGCCCACATGGACCTCGCATACCCCACCCTCCTCGTGAACGACACGCCGCGTCTCTTCGACCGCCAGAGGGTTGATGTCGCAGGCAAATACCCTCGCCCCCTCTCGCGCGAAGAGAACCGCGGTCGCTTTACCGTTACCCCAGCCGGGACCAACCGAACCCGCACCCGTCACCAGGGCCACCTTGCTCTTCAATCGTTCACCCATGATTGCATTTCCCTCGCGGCCGGTACGCGACCGCCGCCCTCATTTTGGCGCATTAGGATCGCTCCGCCTTGAGCCGCTCGCGTAGCTCGGTCTTGAGTACCTTGCCGTAGCTGTTCTTTGGAAGTCCTTCTACAAAGCGGAATTCCTTGGGCCGCTTGAATCGCGCGATATGGTCGAGGCAGAGCCTTTCGAGCGCTTCCGGCGTCACGTGCGCATCCGGCTTTGCGACAACGAAGGCGACAACCTCCTCACCCCAATCCGGATGCGGCCGCCCGATCACTGAAACCTCGTGCACGGACTCATGCTTCAATAGAACCTCCTCGACCTCACGGGGGTAGATGTTCGTCCCGCCGCTGATTATGAGGTCCTTCGAGCGATCCTTGAGCGTCAGGAATCCCTCCTCGTCGAGGGCACCGATATCGCCGGTGTGAAGCCAGCCACTGCGCAAAGTCGAGGCCGTCGCCTCGGGGTTGCGCCAATATCCCTTCATCACCGCGTCGCCGCGCGCAAGCACCTCACCCGCCACGCCAGGAGGAAGCGGGCTGTCGGCCTCATCCGCAACCATGACGTCCATGCCAGTGAAGGGAAGGCCGGCCGAGGCGAGATGCGCGTCGTAGCGGGGAATATCCTTCGCACCGTGATGGCGGCGGGACAGGCACGTGATCGTCATCGGACTCTCGCCCTGACCATAGATTTGAATGAGTTTGTCGCCCAGGACACCCATCGCTTCCTTGAGATCCGCCACGTACATCGGCCCTCCGCCGTAGACGATTGTCTTGAGGTTGGCAAGATTCGCATCGGACAAGCCCCGATAATCGATGAGGCGACGCACCATCGTAGGCGCGTAGAACATCGTCACGCCTCGATGACGATCGAGCAGGCAACATATTTCGGACACATCGAAGCCGGCACTTTCGGGAACGACTTGACACGCTCCCTTCGCGACGAATGGCGCGATGTAGAGACCCGACCCGTGGGACATCGGCGCTGCATGAACGATGCATTCGCCATGCCCGATCGAATCGACGTCCGCGAGATAGCAAAGTGTAGCCATCGTCAGGTTGCGGTGGGTCAGCATGACGCCCTTGGGCTTGCCGGTCGTCCCGCTCGTATAGAAAAGCCACGCGATATCATCCGGCGCGCGCTCGGCGAGGGGGGCCGGTTCCGCGGTCAACAATCGATCGTACTCGGGCGACGGCACTTCGATGACATGCTCGAGGCTAGGGAGAGACTGGGTTGCCCGGCCTATTGCGGATCCCAAATCGCCGGTTGCGAAGAGGACCTGCGCGTCACTATTCCCGAGGATATACGCGATTTCACGGGGGTGGAGCTTGACGTTCACGGGCACCGCAACCATGCCGGCATGCCAAGCGGCGTAGAGCAGCTCGACATATGCGGGAACGTTTTTCATCGCGATCGCAATTCGCGAGTCGGGGGCAAGATTGAGACGATGCCGGAGCGCTCCCGCCAAGGTCGCGACGCGGTGGCCGAGCGTTCGATACTCGAAAACCACATGGGCGCCAAGTGCTACCGCGGGATCGCCGGGGGCTGCCCGGCTCGCGTCGATCAACATTTTCGCGATATTCATTCGTGCTTCCGATTCAAGCAGTGACCGGTCGATATTCGTCTTCTTCTTGATTCACATCATGACAATTCTATCGAATTCCATATATCGGTCACCATATCGAAGTATAGCGTAGAGTCGCGACGGTGGGGACCGGGGAATGATTTCGAAGCGGGCTTCAGCCTGCGCCTTTGCGACCGCAGCATTGGTTGCGAGCATGCCAATTGCCGGGGCGAACGCCGATTTTGCCAGCGGCAAGGCTGCATTCGAGCGGCGCGATTATGGACGCGCCTATCGGGAGCTCCTCTCCGATGCCCAGAACGGAAACGCGGAGGCCGAGTACATGATTGGCGAGATGACGGCCGATGGGCTCGGCACCGGGCGAAGCTACGAGCTGGCCGCGCGCTGGTATGCTCTCTCCGCCGCGAAGGGTTACATCCCCGCGAATGTCACACTCGGCATTCTCTACCTCTATGGTGCCGGTACTGAGGACGAAACCGGTGCGATCAGGGCCGATCCAACGCGCGCCGCGGGTTACCTCAAGGTTGCAGCCGATGCAGACGACAAGGAAGCCCAGTATCTTATGGGCCAGCTATATATGAGTGGGGACGGCGTGCCCCAAGACCTCGCCAAGGCCATGGACTATACGATCCGTGCAGCTCGGCGCGGCGTGGTGGGTGCCGAATACAATGCCGGTGTGCTGGCGGTGCGCGCCGGCGATACGAGCGAAAACCTGGTCGAGGCCTACAAATGGTTCTCTCTCGCGGCTCGGGAGCACTATCCCGGCGCCGAGCAGAACCGCCGGCATATTGCCACGTTCCTTTCCCCAACCGACCTCCAGAAGGCTGAGGCACTGGTGAACGAGTTCCACGTGAGCGATTGAGCCGATTGGAGGAATACTTCACCCGCCTGTCTATCGTTTTCCTTGCCACTTGCGGGGCCCGGCGCGGCGCGGTCTTATAGCCCGAGGGAAGGCCCCAAACACCACCGGCGGGAGGAACGATGCTCGGAACAATGATGCACTTTCCCCTGACATTGACGGCGGTGCTGGAACACGCCGGCAAACTTCACCAGGACGTGGAGATCGTCTCGCGGCTGCCCAACAAATCGCTCCATCGGCACCGCTATGGCGATTTCTTCCGGCGTGCAAAACAGCTTGCGGAAGCGCTCACCCAGGCAGGGCTAAATCGGGGTGACAGGGTCGCGACCCTCATGTGGAACAACTACGCGCACGTGGAGGCGTACTTCGGAATCCCCGCGGCGGGTGGGGTGTTCCACACGCTCAATCTTCGCCTTCATCCAGACGACATTGCCTATATCGCAAACCACGCGGGCGACCGATTTCTGATCGTCGACGACGTGCTCGTACCGCTTTACGAAAGAATCCGCGAAAAGGTGAAGTTCGAGCGCGTGTTCGTCGTTTCGCACTCGGGAACACCGGTGTCGGCTCCATACGAGGAATATGAGGGGTTCCTCAAAACGGCGACGGGCAAATTCGCCTTCCCCGAGATCGACGAGAACGAGGCGTGCGGCATGTGCTACACCTCGGGTACAACAGGCAAGCCGAAGGGGGTCGCCTACAGTCACCGCTCCATGGTGCTGCATTCCTTCTGCATCTCGCTTCCCGATGTGCTCAATTTGCACATGCGCCAAACCATGATGCCGGTCGTCCCGATGTTCCATGCAAATGCATGGGGCATTCCGTTCGCGGCAGTGCTCACCGGGACGAAGCTCGTCATGCCGGGTCCGCATCTCGACGCAGAGAGCCTCTGCGATCTCATCTCGCGCGAAAACGTGACTTGTGCGGGCGGCGTGCCGACCATATGGCTCGGGGTCCTGGATCTCCTGAAGCGCGAACGCGCGAAATATCCGACGGCCGCGGGGATGCGCTTGCTCATTGGCGGGTCCGCCTGCCCTGAGGCGATGCTGCGCGCATTCGACGAGCTGGGCATCTCCGTTTGCCACGCATGGGGCATGACCGAGATGTCACCCGTCGGCACGCTGGGCACGCTCAAGCCGCGCATGGATCAGAGTGACAAAGACACGCAGTACAAGTATCGAGCCAAGCAGGGCATGGCCCTGCCTTTCGT encodes:
- a CDS encoding AMP-binding protein translates to MLGTMMHFPLTLTAVLEHAGKLHQDVEIVSRLPNKSLHRHRYGDFFRRAKQLAEALTQAGLNRGDRVATLMWNNYAHVEAYFGIPAAGGVFHTLNLRLHPDDIAYIANHAGDRFLIVDDVLVPLYERIREKVKFERVFVVSHSGTPVSAPYEEYEGFLKTATGKFAFPEIDENEACGMCYTSGTTGKPKGVAYSHRSMVLHSFCISLPDVLNLHMRQTMMPVVPMFHANAWGIPFAAVLTGTKLVMPGPHLDAESLCDLISRENVTCAGGVPTIWLGVLDLLKRERAKYPTAAGMRLLIGGSACPEAMLRAFDELGISVCHAWGMTEMSPVGTLGTLKPRMDQSDKDTQYKYRAKQGMALPFVEMRVFGDEGEIPWDGKTMGELQVRGPWVAATYYNPDGKVTSWTDDGWFRTGDVVNIDPEGYVKITDRTKDLIKSGGE
- a CDS encoding AMP-binding protein, whose amino-acid sequence is MNIAKMLIDASRAAPGDPAVALGAHVVFEYRTLGHRVATLAGALRHRLNLAPDSRIAIAMKNVPAYVELLYAAWHAGMVAVPVNVKLHPREIAYILGNSDAQVLFATGDLGSAIGRATQSLPSLEHVIEVPSPEYDRLLTAEPAPLAERAPDDIAWLFYTSGTTGKPKGVMLTHRNLTMATLCYLADVDSIGHGECIVHAAPMSHGSGLYIAPFVAKGACQVVPESAGFDVSEICCLLDRHRGVTMFYAPTMVRRLIDYRGLSDANLANLKTIVYGGGPMYVADLKEAMGVLGDKLIQIYGQGESPMTITCLSRRHHGAKDIPRYDAHLASAGLPFTGMDVMVADEADSPLPPGVAGEVLARGDAVMKGYWRNPEATASTLRSGWLHTGDIGALDEEGFLTLKDRSKDLIISGGTNIYPREVEEVLLKHESVHEVSVIGRPHPDWGEEVVAFVVAKPDAHVTPEALERLCLDHIARFKRPKEFRFVEGLPKNSYGKVLKTELRERLKAERS
- a CDS encoding tetratricopeptide repeat protein, whose amino-acid sequence is MISKRASACAFATAALVASMPIAGANADFASGKAAFERRDYGRAYRELLSDAQNGNAEAEYMIGEMTADGLGTGRSYELAARWYALSAAKGYIPANVTLGILYLYGAGTEDETGAIRADPTRAAGYLKVAADADDKEAQYLMGQLYMSGDGVPQDLAKAMDYTIRAARRGVVGAEYNAGVLAVRAGDTSENLVEAYKWFSLAAREHYPGAEQNRRHIATFLSPTDLQKAEALVNEFHVSD